The window CGCCTCCTTTGAACTTCCCGCGAAGGAGCAGGGAAAGCGGATCGTGACGGAAATCGAAGACGGCGTTCATGTGCTCGCCGACCAGCGCATCATTTACACATTGATGAACGTCCTCGTCGACAATGCCGTCAAATATGCAGACGACGGCGGCGACGTGCAGATCGCTCTCGCGAGCGGCAGGCGCGGGCGCGGCATGGTCTTTTCCGTGACGAATCCCTATGCGGCGGGCGAGGGCATAGACTATTCGCGCTTCTTCGAGCGTTTCTACCGCGAGGATGCGTCACATAACAGCGAGAAGGCCGGCTACGGCATTGGTCTGACGATTGCTGCTGAAATCGTCAGCTATCTCAAGGGAAAGCTCGCGGTTCGTTACAAGGATGGTGCGATCACTTTCGAGGCCGCACTGAAGTGAGGAGAAAAAAGATTGAAGCTCATTTCCATCGTTGTCCCCGTATTCAACGAGGAGGACAATCTCGAACATTTTTATCAGGCGATTTCTGAAGTCATGGCTGCGACGAAGTACGACTTCGAACTGATTTTTGTCGATGACGGCTCGTGTGACAAGAGCCGCGAGATCCTGCGCCGCTTGGAGGAAAAGGATGCACGCGTGCAGCCCATTTTCCTCTCGCGCAACTTCGGGCATCAGCTTGCCTTGACGTGCGGTCTCGACCACGCGGACGGCGCGGCTGTCATCATGATGGACGGAGACATGCAGCATCCACCCGCGCTGATTCCGACGCTTCTTGCCAAGTGGGAAGAAGGTTTTGACGTCGTGCAGACGATCCGTGAGACGACGGAGGGCGTCGGTTTCTTGAAGCGGACGACGTCGTATTGGTACTACAAGGCGCTCAACAAGATTTCGCGCGTCCACATCCAGGAGGGCGGCTCGGATTTTCGACTCATGGATCGCAAGGTCGTGCTGGAATTTCGCTGTTACCGTGAGCGTGCGCGCTTCATTCGCGGCATGATCGGCGCCATGGGCTACCGTCAGGTGCAGATCCGCTTCGTCGCGCC of the Selenomonas sputigena genome contains:
- a CDS encoding glycosyltransferase family 2 protein, with the protein product MKLISIVVPVFNEEDNLEHFYQAISEVMAATKYDFELIFVDDGSCDKSREILRRLEEKDARVQPIFLSRNFGHQLALTCGLDHADGAAVIMMDGDMQHPPALIPTLLAKWEEGFDVVQTIRETTEGVGFLKRTTSYWYYKALNKISRVHIQEGGSDFRLMDRKVVLEFRCYRERARFIRGMIGAMGYRQVQIRFVAPKRFAGVSKFSPRKMLHFALDGILAYSTVPLRLGLYSGFICGILSILLLLHVLYIKFIEGSAVPGWATITACVLLFGGLQLVALGILGEYIGRIFEEVKRRPLYLVARGKPKEIARMASEDAGREKGSREERKGHDDEEKGNHP